A region of the Clostridium estertheticum subsp. estertheticum genome:
TCCACTATGACACTCGGCATAACATCATTCTCCCTTAATATCTTATAAGAACTTTTAGCAGCTTTAGGTACTCTCTTATTATTAGAATCTAAATCCACCTTAAAATTTTTCTGAATTGCACTCGCCAATATAGAACTATCTTTATAATTTGAATACCATACTTGTGCTCCATAATATTTGCTCTCGGTAAAATAATTCAAATGAATGCTAACAAACATATCACAGTTGCTGGACTTTTTTAAATCACACCTCTTTTTTAAATCTTCACGATACTTCTCTCTTATAGTCCCCTTATTTGAATAAAGCCCTTTATCATCCTCTCTTGTCATAACTACCTCATATCCTGCCTTTTGCAAACTAGCCTTAAGTTTTGTTGCTATAATTAAATTGATGTTTTTTTCTATCGTCCCCTCCTTAGAGCTAGTTCCACCATCCATTCCCCCATGACCAGAATCAATAAGTATTTTTTTATTACCTAGTTGATTAGAATTCATAGTTTCTTTTGCAATCCCTATATTTATACCTATAAAACTTACCATTCCTATAGCAATTACCATGACAATAGCTATCATTTTATTATTTCTGTACTTCAATTCACCCATCCTTTTATTTATTGCTATGTGTAATTTTATTCAACGGTTCATTGA
Encoded here:
- the cwlD gene encoding N-acetylmuramoyl-L-alanine amidase CwlD: MKYRNNKMIAIVMVIAIGMVSFIGINIGIAKETMNSNQLGNKKILIDSGHGGMDGGTSSKEGTIEKNINLIIATKLKASLQKAGYEVVMTREDDKGLYSNKGTIREKYREDLKKRCDLKKSSNCDMFVSIHLNYFTESKYYGAQVWYSNYKDSSILASAIQKNFKVDLDSNNKRVPKAAKSSYKILRENDVMPSVIVECGFLSNYEEEQKLKSDEYQGKIAGSISKSICEFYKNNLQE